The proteins below are encoded in one region of Acanthochromis polyacanthus isolate Apoly-LR-REF ecotype Palm Island chromosome 4, KAUST_Apoly_ChrSc, whole genome shotgun sequence:
- the LOC127533531 gene encoding glutamate receptor ionotropic, NMDA 3B-like encodes MDKALLDYEVSIDADCKLATVGKPFAIEGYGIGLPQNSPLTSNISEFISRYKSDGYMDLLHDKWYKVVPCGNRVFAVTETLQMGISHFSGLFVLLCVGVTGALLTLAGEHGFYRLVLPHIRRRQNLKYWLHTSQKIHRALNMTYEDVKKQRTEKDKSCNLQKSPPAPPVPGASAKWNNEMTKDAAVAAAVDARDFKRVHFNLETLNTRRLLARIASSDAKAGGAEGEGPTKPRAGPAKPRAGLNSKLCENGGPAASLATLIRSLPSSSSSAQPNPSTAPPAAVPSAPAPVAPPPVSSSAAVAPPPAPVVPPRPGELQELQEQIDEMREKLRTALARRAEIQTTLAKPVATVTNSPSPVTTATTVTTTTTTTTTTTTTGAPPTSSPPIVPVTPLPANTKCVMTMTDPPHKVLSKVRPLQSRLANQRR; translated from the exons ATGGACAAAGCTCTGCTGGACTATGAAGTTTCCATCGACGCCGACTGTAAACTGGCGACTGTTGGGAAACCGTTCGCCATTGAAG gttATGGTATCGGTCTCCCTCAGAACTCTCCTCTGACCTCCAACATCTCAGAGTTCATCAGCAGATATAAGTCAGACGGATACATGGACCTGCTGCACGACAAGTGGTACAAAGTGGTTCCCTGTGGGAACCGAGTGTTTGCCGTCACCGAG ACTCTTCAGATGGGGATCAGTCACTTCTCGGGGCTCTTCGTCTTGTTGTGCGTTGGAGTGACGGGAGCTCTGCTGACTCTGGCAGGTGAACATGGTTTCTACCGACTCGTCCTGCCTCACATCCGTCGTCGACAGAACCTGAAGTACTGGCTGCACACCTCACAG AAGATCCATCGAGCTCTGAACATGACGTACGAAGACGTGAAGAAGCAGCGAACTGAGAAAGACAAAAG CTGTAACCTGCAGAAGTCTCCTCCAGCCCCTCCGGTTCCTGGAGCTTCGGCCAAGTGGAACAACGAGATGACTAAAGACGCTGCTGTTGCTGCCGCCGTCGACGCCCGGGACTTCAAACGAGTCCACTTCAACCTGGAGACTCTCAACACGCGTCGTCTGCTCGCTCGCATCGCTTCCTCCGATGCCAAAGCGGGCGGAGCTGAGGGAGAAGGGCCAACCAAGCCGAGGGCGGGGCCAGCCAAGCCGAGGGCGGGGCTAAACAGCAAGTTGTGTGAGAATGGAGGGCCAGCGGCTTCATTGGCCACCCTGATACGCTCCCTTCCCTCCTCATCGTCCTCCGCCCAACCCAATCCCTCCACTGCGCCTCCTGCAGCGGTACCTTCCGCTCCTGCACCTGTAGCCCCTCCCCCCGTGTCATCATCGGCTGCAGTTGCCCCGCCCCCCGCCCCTGTAGTCCCGCCCCGCCCCGGTGAGCTGCAGGAGCTTCAGGAACAAATCGATGAGATGAGGGAGAAGCTGAGGACGGCTCTGGCCAGGAGGGCCGAGATCCAGACCACCCTGGCCAAACCTGTTGCCACGGTGACGAACAGTCCATCTCCAGTCACCACAGCGACCACAGtgacaacaacaaccacaacaacaacaaccaccaccaccacaggaGCCCCGCCCACCTCCTCACCCCCCATCGTCCCGGTAACTCCCCTCCCCGCCAACACAAAGTGTGTGATGACCATGACAGACCCGCCCCACAAAGTCCTGTCCAAAGTCCGGCCCCTCCAGAGCAGACTGGCCAATCAGAGGAGGTGA